In Synechococcus sp. UW69, a single genomic region encodes these proteins:
- a CDS encoding cryptochrome/photolyase family protein, producing the protein MDLSLVFPHQLFEHHPAIRPGRPVALIEDPLFFGSDPTWPMQVHRQRLLLHRASMTAYAEMLQAKGLTVLRVLQGQVGDTAEILADLVAQGYRSFYLADPVDDVLSKRISAFASRHQCGLEIVPTPMLLTPAAVIDEHFAAGKKPLMGRFYEMQRKRLDLLIEPEGGPVGGRWSFDADNRKKLPKGIVVPDPPVERSTAAVDQARQQLIEEGVAGIGSWDSFHYPVTHLDAARWLDAFLDQRLREFGAYEDAISTQHRVMWHSVLTPMLNIGLLTPQQVLDRTLERAASGDVPLNSLEGFLRQVVGWREFMAAMYRRHGVEMRKGNFWGFEDRPIPSAFYTASTGLPPIDDAIRHALETGYCHHIERLMLLGNVMLLCGFHPTRIYTWFMELFVDAYDWVMVPNVYGMSQFADGGLFTTKPYLSGSNYVRKMSDYRKGEWCDTWDGLFWTFIHRHQDFFRRQYRLAMMARNLDRMGPDALLAHQRRASDFLDGLT; encoded by the coding sequence GTGGACCTCAGCCTCGTTTTTCCCCATCAGCTGTTTGAGCATCATCCTGCGATTCGTCCAGGACGGCCCGTTGCCCTGATCGAGGATCCGCTCTTCTTTGGTTCCGACCCCACCTGGCCGATGCAGGTGCATCGGCAGCGTCTTCTCCTTCATCGAGCATCGATGACGGCCTACGCCGAGATGCTTCAAGCCAAGGGCCTCACCGTTCTTCGCGTTCTGCAGGGGCAGGTGGGCGACACCGCTGAGATCCTGGCTGATCTTGTGGCCCAGGGATACCGCTCTTTTTATCTGGCGGATCCGGTGGACGACGTCCTCTCGAAACGGATCTCAGCCTTTGCATCGCGGCATCAATGCGGCCTAGAAATCGTCCCCACACCGATGCTGCTCACCCCAGCTGCGGTGATCGATGAACACTTCGCTGCTGGCAAGAAGCCCTTGATGGGTCGCTTCTACGAGATGCAGCGCAAGCGACTGGATCTGTTGATCGAACCTGAGGGTGGCCCCGTTGGCGGGCGCTGGAGTTTTGATGCCGATAACCGCAAGAAGCTGCCCAAAGGCATCGTTGTTCCTGATCCACCAGTGGAGCGCTCGACGGCAGCCGTTGACCAAGCGCGGCAGCAGCTGATCGAGGAGGGTGTGGCTGGTATCGGCAGCTGGGATTCGTTTCATTACCCCGTGACCCATTTGGATGCTGCCCGCTGGCTGGATGCGTTTCTCGACCAACGGTTGCGAGAGTTCGGGGCCTATGAAGATGCGATCAGCACCCAGCACCGGGTGATGTGGCACAGCGTGCTCACACCGATGCTGAACATCGGGTTGCTCACGCCACAACAGGTGCTGGATCGCACGCTCGAGCGAGCTGCGAGCGGCGATGTTCCCTTGAATTCACTTGAAGGATTTCTGCGTCAGGTCGTCGGCTGGCGGGAGTTCATGGCCGCGATGTACCGGCGCCATGGGGTGGAGATGCGAAAGGGCAATTTCTGGGGTTTCGAAGACCGACCGATTCCCTCTGCCTTCTACACCGCATCAACGGGCCTGCCCCCGATTGATGACGCCATCCGTCATGCGCTCGAGACCGGCTACTGCCACCACATCGAACGCTTGATGCTCCTGGGCAACGTGATGCTCCTCTGCGGATTCCATCCAACCCGGATCTACACCTGGTTCATGGAGCTTTTTGTCGATGCTTACGACTGGGTGATGGTGCCCAACGTTTATGGAATGAGTCAGTTCGCCGATGGTGGGCTGTTCACGACCAAGCCCTATCTGTCGGGTTCGAATTACGTGCGCAAGATGTCGGACTACCGCAAGGGGGAGTGGTGCGACACCTGGGATGGATTGTTCTGGACCTTCATCCACCGCCATCAGGACTTCTTCCGTCGCCAATACCGGCTGGCGATGATGGCCCGAAACCTGGATCGCATGGGCCCTGATGCTCTCTTGGCCCATCAGCGCCGGGCCAGCGATTTTCTTGACGGGCTCACCTGA
- the hemJ gene encoding protoporphyrinogen oxidase HemJ produces the protein MTFSPEAYLWFKTLHIVGVVVWFAGLFYLVRLFIYHVETEELAPELQQPFRDQYTLMEKRLANIITTPGMAVAVSMAIGLLLAQPSWLQQGWMHAKLAFVAALLAYHVFCYRLMGQLHAGTCAWSGKQLRALNELPTLLLVIVVMLVVFKTQFPTSAATWFIVALVVFMAASIQFYARWRRLRAEASAKA, from the coding sequence ATGACGTTCTCGCCCGAGGCCTACCTCTGGTTCAAGACCCTGCACATCGTTGGGGTTGTGGTGTGGTTTGCGGGCCTCTTTTATCTGGTGCGCCTGTTCATCTACCACGTCGAAACCGAGGAGCTGGCGCCGGAACTGCAACAGCCGTTCCGGGATCAGTACACCTTGATGGAGAAACGTCTCGCCAACATCATCACCACGCCCGGCATGGCTGTGGCTGTCTCGATGGCCATCGGCCTGCTGTTGGCTCAACCGTCTTGGCTTCAGCAGGGCTGGATGCACGCCAAACTTGCTTTTGTGGCAGCCCTGCTGGCCTATCACGTGTTTTGTTATCGGCTTATGGGCCAACTGCACGCGGGCACCTGCGCCTGGTCGGGCAAGCAGCTTCGGGCTCTTAATGAGCTGCCCACCCTGCTGCTGGTGATCGTGGTGATGCTGGTGGTGTTCAAGACGCAATTCCCCACAAGCGCGGCGACCTGGTTCATCGTTGCCCTGGTGGTGTTCATGGCCGCGTCGATCCAGTTCTATGCCCGCTGGCGGCGTCTGCGGGCTGAAGCCTCTGCTAAAGCCTGA
- a CDS encoding PHP domain-containing protein — protein MTHPLKAVLEQVGPSSCPTTHNFHCHTVCSDGSLEPLELIQQATELGLQHLAVTDHHSSQAHREIRAWLDQQRGAGAVCPMVWSGMEISALLKGCLVHVLALGFELHHQALQPYNRGDAVVGEPLRAEAVVKAIHAAGGLAILAHPARYRLDHDVLINEAARLGFDGGEAWYDYDMQTTWSASPLICDSIDRQLGNLGLLRTCGTDTHGIDLRGR, from the coding sequence ATGACCCACCCCCTCAAGGCCGTCCTCGAGCAGGTGGGACCGTCGAGCTGCCCCACCACGCACAACTTTCACTGCCACACCGTCTGCAGTGACGGAAGCCTCGAACCGCTCGAGCTCATCCAACAGGCCACCGAGCTGGGGCTCCAGCACCTGGCGGTGACGGATCACCACAGCTCCCAGGCCCACAGGGAGATCCGTGCCTGGTTAGATCAGCAACGCGGCGCCGGTGCTGTGTGTCCCATGGTCTGGAGCGGGATGGAAATCAGTGCTTTGCTGAAGGGATGCCTTGTGCATGTGCTGGCCCTCGGCTTTGAGCTGCACCATCAAGCACTTCAGCCTTACAACCGCGGTGATGCCGTCGTTGGTGAACCGTTGCGTGCCGAGGCGGTGGTCAAGGCCATTCATGCCGCCGGCGGATTGGCGATCCTTGCTCATCCCGCCCGGTATCGCCTTGACCATGACGTTCTGATCAACGAGGCGGCTCGGCTGGGTTTCGATGGGGGTGAGGCCTGGTACGACTACGACATGCAAACGACCTGGTCTGCCAGCCCGTTGATCTGCGACTCCATCGATCGTCAGCTCGGCAACCTTGGCCTTTTGCGTACGTGTGGCACTGATACCCATGGAATTGACCTTCGTGGCCGCTAA
- the cobN gene encoding cobaltochelatase subunit CobN yields the protein MHRLATCPGLDPPEDVVLVEQPGADVLFLTSAGTDISCLDACLPLIPAWNERIRALPLSCLEHPAQLDHYLNTTAQAAQLIVVRLLGSRGHWSYGFEQLQRWCSDAPHRELIVLAGTADQTNELHGLGSCSPELADQLSALLREGGIENMGQLLRCLEALLDGSPPSPKSIAVVPCPDPMPWDWRDESGATVGVVLYRAQFQAGDLALADALNEALRRQGLRPCLLWVSSLRDPAVQAGVHDLLLQQRAELVISGTSFASVQAEQAGLGSPLWDRLDRPVLQLLSSSRSRAQWLESSQGLNPMDLSLQVVMPELDARITTRPCAFRDHRKATGPLATAIPSLEPDSRGIGWLAEHSRRWIELRQTPCADRRIAMVLANYPVRDGRVANGVGLDTPDSTWRMLTWLAEAGYGLGTESLPSTGDALMQQLLAGRTNAPEGQNRPPLDHLPLAIYLDWWSTIPEPARRLIASRWGPPESACDLDGSKGFAIHGLRFGHVLVLIQPDRGYDADQIVDLHSPDLPPPHRYLAQYLWLRKVHQTQVMLHVGKHGSSEWLPGKSVGLSENCGPDLALGSIPHLYPFIVNDPGEGSQAKRRGHAVVLDHLTPPLGRAGLHGPLQRLEGLLDELVEVRQLGGERARVLEQSVHATLLTLNWPGIPSEEELRRQPELLETCLDQAETYLCELKESQIRTGLHRFGVAPSAAAADELLIALARPPRQGQPGLLQAMAQQASLAFDPWQQDEGERLSETDQNRLSRLGGSDCRRVGDGCDWLEQQALLLIRQVVHGERSDGLAEPFKNWDPDDRCLFNLRNELWPRLNGCAGAEKSAFLRGIQGQRIAAGPSGAPSRGRPDVLPTGRNFYSVDLRGLPTEAAWDLGRRSAEQLLDLHLLEQGEPLRHMALSVWGTATMRNGGEDIAQLLALIGVRPVWDGPTRRLVDLEVIPARLLGRPRVDVVLRISGLFRDAFPQLVGWVHQAQSMVAVLDEPDSVNPLAGLTREGGPQGRIYGSAPGAYGAGLQALIDSGSWESRSDLAQAFLSWSQWSYDGSDAPSLDRSGLEQALGRVQVVLHNQDNREHDLLDSDDYYQFQGGLSAAVEEVSGARPQLWFGDHSRHERPRMHHLEKEIDKVIRSRMLNPRWIEGMMQHGYKGAFEMGASLDYLFAYDASTDRVPDWCYGALCDQWLNQPRIQEFLGTSNPWVLRDMAERLLEASNRGLWGTATAEQLQLLQRLVNSSEAKIERGSSIC from the coding sequence ATGCATCGTCTTGCCACCTGTCCGGGTCTGGACCCACCCGAAGACGTGGTGCTCGTCGAGCAGCCAGGCGCAGATGTGCTGTTCTTGACCAGCGCCGGCACAGATATCAGTTGCCTCGACGCCTGCCTTCCACTCATCCCGGCCTGGAACGAGCGGATCCGCGCGTTGCCCCTGAGTTGTCTCGAACACCCAGCTCAGCTGGACCACTACCTCAACACCACCGCCCAGGCTGCTCAGTTGATCGTGGTTCGACTGCTGGGAAGCCGTGGGCACTGGAGCTACGGGTTCGAGCAGCTGCAGCGATGGTGCAGTGATGCACCGCACCGGGAATTGATCGTCCTGGCCGGAACCGCCGACCAGACCAACGAACTCCATGGACTTGGCTCCTGCAGCCCTGAACTAGCTGATCAGCTGTCGGCACTACTGCGGGAGGGAGGTATCGAGAACATGGGCCAACTGCTGCGATGCCTCGAGGCCCTGCTTGACGGCAGCCCACCGTCCCCAAAGAGCATTGCGGTGGTGCCATGCCCGGACCCCATGCCCTGGGACTGGCGGGATGAATCCGGGGCCACGGTGGGAGTGGTGCTCTACCGAGCCCAGTTTCAAGCAGGTGATCTCGCCCTGGCGGATGCCTTGAATGAAGCCCTGCGGAGGCAGGGACTGCGACCCTGTCTGCTCTGGGTCAGCAGCTTGCGAGACCCCGCAGTCCAGGCCGGAGTGCATGACCTGCTCCTGCAGCAACGGGCAGAGCTCGTCATCTCAGGCACGTCTTTTGCCTCGGTCCAGGCGGAACAAGCCGGCTTGGGCAGTCCGCTGTGGGATCGCCTGGATCGACCGGTGTTGCAGCTGCTCAGCAGCAGCCGCAGCCGCGCCCAGTGGCTGGAGAGCAGCCAAGGGCTCAATCCGATGGATCTTTCGCTGCAGGTTGTGATGCCGGAACTGGATGCGCGGATCACCACGCGCCCGTGCGCTTTTCGTGACCACCGGAAGGCCACCGGACCTCTAGCCACAGCCATTCCCTCCCTAGAGCCGGATTCAAGGGGGATTGGATGGCTTGCAGAGCACAGCCGCCGCTGGATCGAGCTGCGCCAGACGCCATGCGCTGACCGTCGTATCGCCATGGTTCTGGCCAACTATCCCGTCCGGGATGGCCGTGTTGCCAATGGCGTCGGTCTCGACACTCCTGACAGCACGTGGCGGATGCTCACCTGGCTAGCGGAAGCGGGCTATGGCCTCGGGACGGAGTCTTTGCCAAGCACGGGGGATGCCTTGATGCAACAGCTGCTGGCCGGACGGACCAATGCACCGGAGGGACAGAACCGACCGCCACTGGATCATCTTCCCCTTGCCATCTATTTGGACTGGTGGAGCACAATTCCTGAGCCGGCACGACGCTTGATCGCGTCCCGTTGGGGCCCGCCGGAGAGCGCCTGCGATCTGGACGGAAGCAAGGGTTTTGCGATTCACGGGCTGCGCTTCGGTCACGTGCTGGTGTTGATCCAACCGGATCGTGGTTACGACGCTGATCAGATCGTTGATCTTCATTCACCAGATCTTCCACCACCGCACCGTTATCTGGCCCAATACCTCTGGCTACGCAAGGTGCATCAGACGCAGGTGATGTTGCATGTGGGAAAACACGGCAGTTCTGAATGGTTGCCGGGCAAATCGGTGGGACTGAGCGAGAACTGCGGCCCCGACCTGGCCCTCGGTTCCATCCCCCACCTCTATCCCTTCATCGTCAACGACCCCGGAGAAGGCTCCCAGGCCAAACGACGTGGACACGCCGTCGTTCTGGACCACCTCACACCTCCTCTCGGCCGTGCAGGTCTGCATGGACCATTGCAGCGCTTAGAAGGGCTTCTCGATGAACTGGTAGAGGTTCGTCAGCTCGGGGGTGAACGGGCGCGGGTGCTGGAACAGTCGGTTCATGCCACCTTGCTGACCCTCAACTGGCCTGGAATTCCCAGTGAGGAGGAGCTTCGACGTCAACCGGAACTCCTTGAGACCTGCCTGGATCAGGCAGAGACCTATCTCTGCGAACTGAAGGAATCGCAGATCCGCACCGGGCTGCATCGGTTCGGCGTCGCTCCTTCTGCCGCCGCCGCCGATGAACTGCTGATCGCACTCGCCCGACCGCCCCGGCAAGGTCAGCCAGGGTTGCTTCAGGCCATGGCCCAGCAAGCGAGCCTGGCGTTCGACCCCTGGCAACAGGATGAAGGTGAGCGGCTGTCTGAGACGGACCAGAACCGGCTAAGCAGGCTGGGCGGCTCGGATTGCCGTCGGGTCGGAGATGGCTGTGACTGGCTTGAGCAGCAGGCGCTTCTGTTGATTCGACAGGTTGTCCACGGAGAACGAAGCGACGGGCTGGCCGAACCCTTCAAGAACTGGGACCCGGATGATCGCTGCCTGTTCAACCTCCGCAACGAGCTCTGGCCCCGCTTGAACGGTTGTGCCGGCGCCGAAAAATCGGCCTTCTTGCGGGGCATTCAAGGCCAGCGCATTGCAGCAGGACCCTCAGGAGCTCCGAGTCGTGGACGTCCCGATGTGCTTCCCACGGGCCGAAATTTTTATTCGGTCGACCTACGGGGTTTGCCCACGGAAGCGGCCTGGGATCTCGGGCGTCGGTCAGCGGAGCAGCTGCTGGACCTTCATCTGCTGGAGCAAGGGGAGCCATTGCGCCATATGGCTTTATCGGTCTGGGGAACTGCCACGATGCGCAATGGCGGAGAAGACATCGCCCAACTGCTGGCCCTGATCGGTGTTCGGCCGGTCTGGGATGGCCCCACCCGGCGGTTGGTGGATCTCGAGGTCATTCCGGCTCGATTGCTGGGTCGACCGCGAGTGGATGTTGTGCTGCGCATCTCTGGACTGTTCCGCGATGCCTTTCCCCAGTTGGTGGGCTGGGTGCATCAAGCCCAGTCGATGGTCGCAGTGCTCGATGAACCGGACTCAGTCAATCCTCTGGCGGGTCTGACCCGTGAAGGGGGACCCCAGGGCCGCATCTATGGATCAGCCCCAGGAGCCTATGGAGCCGGTCTTCAGGCCCTGATCGACAGTGGCAGCTGGGAGTCACGCTCGGACCTCGCGCAGGCTTTCCTCAGCTGGAGTCAGTGGTCCTATGACGGCTCCGACGCTCCCAGCCTTGATCGCTCCGGACTCGAGCAGGCACTGGGCAGGGTGCAGGTGGTTCTGCACAACCAGGACAACCGCGAGCATGATCTGCTCGATTCAGACGACTATTACCAGTTCCAGGGTGGGCTGAGTGCAGCCGTGGAAGAGGTGTCCGGGGCGCGTCCGCAGCTGTGGTTTGGGGACCACTCACGCCATGAACGGCCTCGGATGCACCATCTCGAGAAGGAAATCGACAAGGTGATTCGCAGCCGGATGCTCAATCCCCGCTGGATCGAGGGAATGATGCAACACGGCTACAAGGGGGCCTTCGAAATGGGGGCCAGTCTTGATTACCTGTTCGCCTATGACGCCTCCACCGATCGTGTACCCGATTGGTGTTACGGAGCACTCTGTGACCAGTGGTTGAACCAGCCCAGGATCCAGGAGTTCCTAGGCACCAGCAATCCCTGGGTGCTTAGGGATATGGCGGAACGACTTTTGGAAGCCTCAAATCGAGGCCTTTGGGGTACCGCAACTGCTGAACAGTTGCAGCTGCTGCAACGGCTGGTGAACAGCAGCGAAGCCAAGATTGAACGGGGCAGCTCTATTTGTTGA
- a CDS encoding branched-chain amino acid transaminase: protein MHQFLPYAWFQGQCVPFEEARISIATHALHYGTGAFGGMRAIPDPQNSDTMLLFRADRHARRLSQSARLLLTDLSEETILSALTAMLRANKPDQPIYLRPFVYTSDLGIAPRLHNIETDFLIYGLPLGDYLSPEGVSCRISSWTRQEDRSLPLRGKISGAYITSSLAKTEAVQSGFDEALLLNSRGKISEASGMNLFLVRDGQLITPGVDQDILEGITRASVIELAKAMEIPVIERPVDKTELFIADEVFLSGTAAKVTPIRQIESTVLNAERPVMNALKTKLVAITEGRDPAYEHWVTRIPIA from the coding sequence ATGCATCAGTTCCTGCCCTATGCCTGGTTCCAGGGCCAGTGCGTTCCCTTCGAGGAGGCCAGGATCTCCATCGCCACCCACGCCCTGCACTACGGCACCGGAGCGTTCGGCGGGATGCGGGCCATTCCCGATCCGCAGAACAGCGACACGATGCTGTTGTTTCGCGCTGATCGGCATGCACGCCGCTTGAGCCAGAGCGCCAGGTTGCTGCTGACTGATCTGAGTGAGGAGACAATCCTCTCCGCACTCACCGCAATGCTGAGGGCCAACAAGCCTGACCAGCCGATCTATCTGAGGCCCTTCGTTTACACCAGTGATCTGGGCATCGCTCCGCGACTGCACAACATTGAGACCGATTTCCTGATCTACGGACTCCCCCTGGGGGATTACCTCTCCCCGGAAGGGGTGAGCTGCAGGATCAGCAGCTGGACCCGCCAGGAGGATCGCTCGCTGCCGTTGCGCGGCAAAATCTCCGGCGCTTACATCACCAGTTCGCTAGCCAAGACGGAAGCCGTACAGAGCGGTTTCGACGAGGCCCTGCTGCTGAACAGCCGCGGCAAGATCAGCGAAGCCAGCGGCATGAATCTTTTCCTGGTGCGCGATGGCCAACTGATTACGCCTGGGGTCGATCAGGACATCCTCGAGGGGATCACCCGCGCCAGCGTGATTGAGCTGGCGAAAGCGATGGAGATCCCTGTGATCGAGCGGCCAGTCGACAAAACCGAGTTGTTCATCGCCGATGAAGTGTTTCTGTCAGGCACGGCCGCCAAGGTGACGCCGATTCGGCAGATCGAATCCACGGTTCTGAACGCCGAGCGTCCCGTGATGAATGCTTTGAAGACCAAGCTTGTGGCCATCACCGAAGGTCGGGACCCCGCCTATGAGCACTGGGTGACCCGTATTCCGATCGCCTGA
- the metH gene encoding methionine synthase, giving the protein MVVAHATRQLTTSRFLDHLHGPDRPVLVFDGATGTSLQDLGLTADDFGGPELEGCNENLAVTKPDAVKAVHRKFLEVGCDVIETDTFGAASIVLAEYGLEDKAFELNKRAAELAREIADEFSTSDKPRFVAGSMGPTTKLPTLGHIDFDTMRASFREQAEGLIAGNVDLFIVETCQDVLQIKAALQGIEEAFEATGERRALMVSVTMETTGTMLVGTDIAAVVSILEPFPIDILGLNCATGPEQMKEHIRYLSEHSPFTVSCIPNAGLPENIGGVAHYRLTPVELKMQLMHFVEDLGVQVIGGCCGTTPAHIGSLAELAQELKPAERPSRWHCATAEDVRPSLNYEPAASSIYGVTPYYQDNSFLIIGERLNASGSRKVRELLAEEDWDGLVSVARGQVKENAHVLDVNVDYVGRDGERDMHALVSRLVTNVNLPLMLDSTEWQKMEAGLKVAGGKCILNSTNYEDGDERFFKVLELARRYGAAVVVGTIDEDGMARTAEKKFAIAQRAYRDALEFGIPAHEIFYDPLALPISTGIEEDRLNARATVDSIRMIRENLPGVHVVLGVSNVSFGLSPAARITLNSVFLHDCCQAGMDAAIVSPAKILPLIKISEDHQKVCRDLINDNRRFDEGICVYDPLTELTTLFEGVSTKEARASGPSLADLPIEERLKQHIIDGERIGLEPSLNEALQTYPPLQIINTFLLDGMKVVGELFGSGQMQLPFVLQSAETMKSAVAHLEPYMEQIEGESTSKGKFLIATVKGDVHDIGKNLVDIILTNNGYEVINLGIKQSCEAIVEAQREHQADCIAMSGLLVKSTAFMKDNLQAFNDAEIDVPVILGGAALTPRFVQKDCREVYDGKVIYGRDAFADLRFMDALMDAKRNDNWTNSKGFLADAPQGVGLDEESKLSEEAVEASASATDAPAADLPPVTSDRSEAVPAEDAPKPPFLGSAVITEDDIDIAEVFDYLDRNALFAGQWMLRKTKEQSRDDYEAMLAEKAEPVLQEWMQRCIDESLLTPRAVYGYFPVGRDGNSLRVFDADGTRELGRFDLPRQRSGNRYCIADFFNDLDSDGRPTDVLPMQAVTMGQKASVVAQDLFKGDRYSDYLYFHGLAVQMAEAMAEWVHARMRAELGFADPDGMVLRDVLAQRYRGSRYSFGYPACPNVADSRQQLEWLDAERIGLTMDASDQLEPEQSTTALVALHSQARYFSA; this is encoded by the coding sequence ATGGTGGTGGCGCATGCAACCCGGCAACTCACCACCTCCCGCTTCCTGGACCATCTGCACGGTCCCGACAGGCCTGTTCTGGTGTTCGACGGTGCAACAGGCACCAGCCTTCAGGACCTTGGTCTCACGGCTGACGATTTCGGTGGGCCAGAACTGGAGGGTTGCAATGAAAACCTCGCCGTCACCAAACCGGACGCGGTTAAGGCTGTGCACCGCAAGTTCCTGGAGGTGGGCTGCGATGTCATCGAGACCGACACCTTTGGTGCGGCATCCATCGTTCTGGCGGAGTACGGCCTTGAGGACAAGGCCTTTGAGCTGAACAAACGGGCGGCGGAGCTGGCCCGGGAGATCGCCGATGAATTCAGCACCTCTGACAAACCCCGATTTGTGGCTGGGTCCATGGGACCAACCACCAAGCTGCCCACCCTGGGCCACATCGACTTCGACACGATGCGGGCCTCGTTCCGCGAGCAAGCCGAGGGCCTGATTGCCGGCAACGTCGACCTGTTCATTGTTGAGACGTGTCAAGACGTGCTGCAGATCAAGGCAGCTCTGCAGGGCATTGAAGAGGCATTTGAGGCCACCGGTGAGCGGCGGGCGCTGATGGTGTCGGTGACCATGGAAACCACTGGGACCATGCTCGTCGGCACGGACATCGCAGCGGTGGTGTCGATCCTGGAGCCCTTCCCAATCGACATCCTCGGTCTGAACTGCGCCACCGGGCCCGAGCAGATGAAGGAGCACATTCGCTACCTCTCGGAGCATTCCCCCTTCACCGTCAGCTGTATTCCCAATGCTGGTCTTCCGGAAAACATCGGTGGTGTGGCTCATTACCGCCTGACCCCGGTGGAGTTGAAGATGCAGTTGATGCACTTCGTTGAAGATCTCGGGGTGCAGGTGATCGGTGGCTGCTGCGGCACCACTCCCGCCCACATCGGCAGCCTGGCAGAACTTGCTCAGGAGCTCAAGCCAGCGGAACGCCCATCCCGCTGGCACTGCGCCACGGCTGAGGACGTTCGCCCCAGCCTCAACTATGAACCGGCCGCATCATCGATTTACGGCGTCACGCCGTATTACCAGGACAACTCTTTTCTGATCATTGGCGAACGGCTCAATGCCAGCGGCAGCCGCAAGGTGCGTGAACTGCTTGCGGAGGAGGACTGGGACGGTTTGGTGTCGGTGGCCCGCGGCCAGGTGAAGGAGAACGCCCACGTGCTCGATGTCAACGTCGACTACGTCGGTCGCGATGGCGAACGGGACATGCATGCGCTGGTGAGTCGTCTGGTCACCAACGTCAACCTTCCCCTGATGCTCGACTCCACTGAGTGGCAGAAGATGGAGGCTGGCCTGAAGGTGGCTGGTGGTAAATGCATCCTCAATTCCACCAACTACGAAGACGGCGATGAGCGCTTCTTCAAGGTGCTTGAACTGGCCCGGCGCTACGGCGCTGCCGTGGTCGTCGGCACGATCGATGAAGACGGAATGGCCAGAACGGCTGAGAAGAAGTTCGCGATCGCCCAACGGGCCTATCGCGACGCCCTTGAATTCGGCATTCCGGCCCACGAGATCTTCTACGACCCTCTGGCGCTGCCCATCTCCACTGGCATTGAGGAAGATCGCCTGAATGCCCGGGCGACCGTCGATTCCATTCGAATGATCCGGGAGAACCTCCCAGGCGTTCACGTGGTGCTGGGAGTCAGCAATGTGAGTTTCGGCCTGTCACCGGCGGCACGGATCACCCTCAACTCGGTGTTCCTGCACGACTGCTGCCAAGCCGGCATGGATGCGGCCATCGTCAGCCCCGCCAAGATTCTTCCGCTGATCAAGATCAGCGAAGACCACCAGAAAGTCTGTCGTGATCTGATCAACGACAACCGGCGCTTTGACGAAGGCATCTGCGTTTACGACCCGCTCACCGAGCTCACCACGCTGTTTGAAGGCGTCAGCACCAAAGAAGCCCGGGCGTCAGGCCCCTCATTGGCGGATCTCCCAATCGAGGAACGGCTGAAGCAACACATCATTGATGGGGAACGCATCGGCCTGGAACCGTCTCTCAATGAGGCGCTGCAGACCTATCCCCCCCTGCAGATCATCAACACCTTCCTGCTTGATGGCATGAAGGTGGTGGGTGAGCTGTTTGGCAGTGGCCAGATGCAGCTTCCCTTCGTGCTGCAAAGCGCCGAGACGATGAAATCCGCAGTGGCTCATCTGGAGCCGTACATGGAGCAGATCGAAGGGGAGAGCACCAGCAAGGGCAAGTTTCTGATCGCCACGGTGAAAGGCGATGTGCACGACATCGGCAAGAACCTTGTCGACATCATCCTCACCAACAACGGCTATGAGGTGATCAACCTGGGGATCAAGCAGAGCTGTGAAGCCATCGTTGAAGCCCAGCGCGAGCACCAGGCCGATTGCATCGCTATGAGCGGACTGCTGGTGAAGTCCACGGCCTTCATGAAGGACAACCTCCAGGCCTTCAATGATGCAGAAATCGATGTTCCTGTGATCCTTGGCGGTGCGGCGCTGACGCCACGCTTTGTTCAGAAGGATTGCCGCGAGGTTTACGACGGCAAGGTGATCTACGGACGAGATGCCTTCGCTGATCTGCGCTTTATGGACGCGTTGATGGATGCCAAGCGGAACGACAACTGGACCAACTCCAAGGGATTCCTGGCAGACGCACCTCAGGGCGTTGGCTTGGATGAAGAATCGAAACTCTCTGAGGAGGCTGTCGAGGCTTCCGCCTCCGCTACGGATGCTCCAGCAGCGGATTTGCCTCCCGTCACCTCAGATCGATCTGAGGCTGTCCCCGCTGAAGACGCACCGAAGCCGCCCTTCCTGGGGTCTGCTGTGATCACCGAAGACGACATCGACATTGCCGAGGTCTTTGACTACCTCGACCGCAATGCCCTGTTCGCCGGTCAGTGGATGCTTCGCAAAACGAAGGAGCAGAGCCGGGACGATTACGAGGCGATGCTGGCTGAGAAGGCGGAGCCGGTGTTGCAGGAGTGGATGCAGCGCTGCATCGACGAGTCACTCTTGACCCCGCGGGCGGTTTACGGCTACTTCCCTGTGGGGCGCGATGGGAACAGCCTCAGGGTGTTCGATGCCGATGGCACGAGGGAATTAGGCCGATTTGATCTGCCCCGTCAACGGTCCGGCAACCGCTACTGCATCGCCGATTTCTTCAATGATCTGGATTCTGATGGACGCCCCACCGACGTGCTGCCCATGCAGGCCGTGACCATGGGACAGAAGGCGTCAGTTGTGGCGCAGGACTTGTTCAAGGGCGATCGCTACAGCGACTACCTGTACTTCCATGGTCTTGCCGTTCAGATGGCTGAGGCGATGGCGGAGTGGGTGCACGCGCGGATGCGTGCGGAACTCGGCTTTGCTGATCCCGACGGCATGGTGCTGCGGGATGTTCTGGCTCAGCGTTATCGCGGAAGTCGCTACTCCTTCGGATATCCCGCATGCCCCAATGTGGCCGATTCCAGGCAACAGTTGGAGTGGCTTGATGCCGAACGGATCGGCCTCACGATGGACGCCAGCGATCAGCTCGAACCGGAGCAGAGCACAACAGCACTCGTAGCTCTTCATTCGCAAGCTCGGTACTTCAGCGCCTGA